From the genome of Romeriopsis navalis LEGE 11480, one region includes:
- a CDS encoding NAD(P)H-quinone oxidoreductase subunit F, which yields MNQFLIETSWLIPCISLLAALATLPWSVGWIKNTGSRPAAYLVMLATIGSLIHSGVIFAQVWDKVPYDVFVPWLRVANLELTFALEISGVTIGAIMMVLGLGLLSQFYALGYLEKEWSIARFFSLLAFFQAAIAGLFLSNSFFLTYMVLECLTLSTYLIVGFWYAQPLVVTAARDAFLTKRVGDVLMLMGLVALATMVGSLNYEDMYRWSAITDLAPLPNALLGLALIAGPIGKCAQFPLHLWLDEAMEGPSPASILRNSVVVSAGAFVLIKLQPIAVMSPVTQDVLLGVGAMTAIGASLVSIAQIDIKRALSHSTSAMVGLVFIAVGMQWTDFALMLLLAHAVAKALLFMSCGGIVLATSTQDLTELGGLGRRMPATTTSFIVGAMGGLGLLPFGVFWALHRGLNSLMEHPLLVAVILLTNCLNGISLVRVYRLVFIGDVQPKTRRAPEVPWGMAFPMVALSIVTLLFPLVLERLELLPKLSQVNWLAVGLLIVSGVIGVAIGALMPLQHAKARPLQPVQRFLQDLVSYDFYIDRLYGFTVVLAVGTLSRFVYWFDRYVVDGFINLVGFASILSGEGLKYSVSGRSQGYMLTILLGVGLIGLYLTWSKGHLPF from the coding sequence ATGAATCAGTTCTTGATTGAAACCAGTTGGTTGATTCCTTGTATTAGCCTGCTAGCAGCATTGGCCACGTTGCCCTGGTCAGTTGGTTGGATCAAGAATACTGGTTCGCGTCCCGCCGCTTATCTTGTCATGCTGGCAACGATCGGCAGTCTGATTCACAGCGGTGTAATCTTTGCGCAGGTTTGGGATAAAGTCCCCTACGACGTATTTGTGCCGTGGTTGCGTGTGGCGAATCTCGAGCTGACCTTTGCGCTGGAAATATCCGGTGTGACGATCGGTGCAATCATGATGGTTTTGGGTTTGGGCCTGTTGTCGCAGTTTTATGCGTTGGGCTACTTGGAGAAAGAATGGTCAATCGCACGTTTCTTTTCGCTGTTGGCTTTTTTTCAGGCGGCGATCGCCGGTTTGTTTCTGAGTAATTCCTTTTTCCTCACCTATATGGTGTTGGAATGTTTGACGCTATCGACCTATTTAATTGTGGGCTTCTGGTATGCGCAGCCTTTAGTGGTCACGGCAGCGCGGGATGCTTTTTTGACTAAGCGAGTAGGCGATGTATTGATGTTGATGGGCTTGGTGGCCCTCGCGACAATGGTGGGTAGTTTGAACTACGAGGATATGTATCGCTGGTCTGCGATCACAGATTTAGCGCCGTTGCCGAATGCTTTATTGGGCTTGGCTTTGATTGCTGGCCCAATTGGTAAGTGTGCGCAGTTTCCACTGCACTTGTGGCTGGATGAAGCGATGGAAGGTCCCAGCCCGGCGTCGATTCTGCGAAATTCGGTGGTGGTGAGTGCTGGTGCATTCGTCTTGATTAAACTGCAGCCAATTGCGGTGATGTCCCCGGTGACCCAGGATGTGTTGCTAGGCGTGGGGGCAATGACGGCGATCGGGGCCTCATTGGTGTCGATTGCTCAAATTGATATCAAGCGGGCGCTTTCCCACAGTACGAGTGCCATGGTTGGCCTCGTGTTCATTGCTGTGGGGATGCAGTGGACGGATTTTGCCTTGATGTTGCTGCTGGCCCATGCTGTGGCAAAGGCCTTATTGTTCATGAGCTGTGGTGGCATTGTCTTAGCAACTTCAACGCAGGATTTGACTGAGTTAGGCGGCTTGGGCCGCCGGATGCCGGCGACGACAACTTCGTTTATTGTTGGTGCCATGGGTGGTTTAGGGCTCTTGCCGTTTGGGGTGTTTTGGGCATTGCATCGAGGGCTGAATAGCTTGATGGAGCATCCGCTATTGGTGGCGGTGATTTTGCTGACTAATTGTTTGAACGGGATTAGCTTGGTGCGGGTTTACCGCTTGGTGTTTATCGGAGATGTCCAGCCCAAAACTCGGCGCGCTCCGGAAGTCCCTTGGGGCATGGCTTTCCCCATGGTGGCTTTGAGTATTGTGACGCTCCTGTTTCCCTTGGTCTTGGAGCGGTTGGAGCTGTTGCCCAAGTTGAGTCAGGTGAACTGGCTTGCCGTGGGGCTATTGATTGTTTCGGGGGTGATTGGTGTGGCGATCGGTGCATTGATGCCGCTACAACATGCGAAGGCCCGTCCGCTGCAGCCAGTGCAGCGCTTTTTGCAAGATTTAGTGTCCTACGACTTCTATATCGATCGACTATATGGCTTCACGGTGGTGTTGGCTGTGGGGACGTTGTCGCGGTTTGTCTACTGGTTTGACCGCTATGTGGTCGATGGCTTTATTAACCTGGTTGGATTTGCTTCAATCCTCAGTGGTGAAGGTCTGAAGTACAGCGTCTCGGGGCGTTCCCAAGGGTATATGCTGACGATTTTGTTGGGCGTTGGCTTGATTGGGTTGTACCTCACTTGGTCGAAGGGTCATTTGCCGTTTTAA
- a CDS encoding CO2 hydration protein, with the protein MSLPATTLPSPTQTEPPIPAEEFVRRLMQHETLLPDSPHNTMEVVGVLKSYAHVLGAYWKNLLHVADTQFLVFFPFFKYMNGDHSFKNLVKHWRQDRINYEFAEYCMKAMLWHGGGGMDAYLDTPEFEQLARKAIDAKFAGNPVMQTVDKAFDQFAVEQVRMMCYYSNLGQFWNIMSDMFFDLSDAYDAGQVKTVMDVVEFIKAGLVADAATPITYSVEIKGKTYDLIPDSAGITFLMDAAVPYVEAVFFRSLPFLGILSYNAQSEQIPGSQGQFTYGALYADPFPVGGSGVPPSLLMQDMRHFIPDYLMDYYRTFGRGENDVRVKLTESFQKSMFCVTNAALWGLVPNALDADSAAAQVQNEDFFKGWVARLMKGRLEAVQSGSSPSS; encoded by the coding sequence ATGAGTCTTCCCGCCACTACGCTACCGAGCCCAACTCAAACTGAACCGCCGATTCCGGCGGAGGAATTTGTTCGGCGACTGATGCAGCATGAAACGCTTCTTCCGGATTCTCCCCATAACACGATGGAAGTGGTGGGGGTGCTGAAGAGTTACGCACATGTGCTAGGTGCGTATTGGAAAAATTTGCTGCATGTGGCCGATACGCAGTTTTTGGTGTTTTTCCCATTCTTCAAGTATATGAACGGTGATCATTCGTTCAAAAACTTGGTGAAGCACTGGCGGCAGGACCGGATTAACTACGAATTCGCTGAATATTGCATGAAGGCGATGTTGTGGCATGGTGGCGGTGGGATGGATGCCTATCTTGATACACCGGAGTTTGAGCAACTGGCCCGTAAGGCGATCGACGCTAAGTTCGCGGGTAATCCGGTGATGCAAACGGTTGATAAGGCCTTTGATCAGTTTGCGGTAGAGCAGGTGCGGATGATGTGCTACTACAGCAATCTGGGCCAATTCTGGAACATCATGAGCGATATGTTCTTTGACTTGTCCGATGCTTATGATGCAGGCCAAGTCAAGACTGTGATGGATGTGGTGGAGTTTATTAAGGCTGGTTTAGTGGCGGATGCGGCGACACCGATTACTTATAGTGTTGAGATTAAGGGCAAGACCTATGATCTGATTCCAGACTCGGCGGGGATTACCTTCTTGATGGATGCGGCAGTGCCCTATGTGGAAGCGGTGTTCTTTCGATCGTTGCCGTTCTTGGGGATTTTGAGCTATAACGCGCAGTCGGAGCAAATTCCTGGGTCGCAGGGGCAGTTTACCTATGGTGCCCTGTATGCTGATCCGTTTCCTGTGGGTGGCAGTGGTGTGCCACCATCGCTGTTGATGCAAGATATGCGGCATTTTATCCCAGATTATTTGATGGATTACTATCGCACTTTTGGCCGGGGAGAGAATGATGTGCGCGTGAAACTGACGGAGAGTTTCCAGAAGTCCATGTTTTGTGTGACGAATGCGGCGTTATGGGGATTGGTGCCGAATGCGTTGGATGCAGATTCGGCGGCGGCGCAGGTGCAGAACGAGGATTTCTTTAAAGGCTGGGTTGCGCGGTTGATGAAGGGGCGATTAGAGGCGGTCCAGTCAGGTTCGTCACCTTCGAGTTAG
- a CDS encoding NADH-quinone oxidoreductase subunit M — protein MLSPLIWIPTIGAIVLALLPQSVNGARVRQVAMGFMAAAFAWSLVVLTQFDVHNPGIQLVENIDWLKDLGLTYSLGIDGLSILLVVLNALLMIVAVQCSDVGLSRPRFYYALLMLINTGVAGAFVSQNMLLFFLFYELELIPLYLLIGIWGGARRGYAATKFLIYTAVSGILILASFLGLVWLSGTGSFDYNATMAADLPMKLQLLLLAGFVIGFGIKIPLFPFHTWLPDAHVEASTPVSILLAGVLLKLGTYGLLRFAMGLFPEAWSLVAPYLAWWAVVSVLFGTFSAIAQTDMKKMVAYSSVGHMGFVLLASAASTSLSLVGTVFQMVSHGLISGLLFVLVGVVYKKTKTRDINVLRGLFCPERGLPIIGSLMVLGVMASAGLPGMVGFVSEFLIFRGSFSPFPAQTLLCMVGTGLTAVYFLLLVNKTFFGRLPKEFGNLPSVNWPEHLPGFVLAGLIVIFGLQPTLLVRWIENSSVTMMASFPQQPHKVPEGATIYPQFEPTASDQALVAPEIAPS, from the coding sequence ATGCTCAGTCCTCTAATTTGGATCCCAACGATCGGTGCCATTGTCTTGGCGCTACTCCCGCAGTCGGTGAATGGTGCGCGTGTTCGTCAGGTCGCAATGGGCTTTATGGCGGCGGCCTTTGCTTGGTCGCTAGTCGTGCTGACGCAGTTTGATGTGCACAATCCGGGGATACAGCTGGTTGAAAACATCGATTGGCTCAAAGACTTAGGCTTGACCTACAGTCTCGGCATTGATGGCTTATCAATTTTGCTGGTGGTGCTGAATGCGTTGTTGATGATTGTGGCGGTGCAATGTAGCGATGTGGGCCTGTCGCGTCCCCGCTTCTACTATGCGCTGTTGATGCTGATTAATACGGGTGTTGCGGGGGCATTTGTGTCCCAGAATATGCTCTTATTCTTCCTGTTCTATGAATTAGAGTTGATTCCACTCTATTTGTTGATTGGAATCTGGGGCGGCGCGCGCCGTGGATATGCGGCGACGAAGTTCTTGATCTATACGGCGGTTTCGGGGATTTTGATTCTGGCTTCGTTCTTGGGGTTGGTTTGGCTCAGTGGGACGGGCTCATTTGATTACAATGCGACGATGGCGGCCGATTTGCCGATGAAGCTGCAATTGCTGCTGTTAGCCGGTTTTGTGATTGGGTTTGGGATTAAAATTCCGCTGTTTCCGTTTCATACCTGGTTGCCAGACGCTCACGTTGAAGCTTCGACCCCAGTATCGATTCTGCTGGCGGGTGTCTTGTTAAAGCTGGGGACCTACGGTTTGCTGCGGTTTGCGATGGGCTTGTTTCCGGAGGCTTGGTCCTTGGTTGCTCCCTACTTGGCTTGGTGGGCTGTTGTGAGTGTGTTGTTTGGGACGTTTAGCGCGATCGCCCAGACTGATATGAAGAAAATGGTGGCCTACAGTTCCGTGGGACATATGGGCTTTGTGCTGCTAGCTTCGGCGGCTTCGACCTCATTGAGTCTGGTAGGGACGGTGTTCCAGATGGTTTCCCACGGATTAATTTCGGGGTTGTTGTTTGTCTTAGTGGGTGTGGTTTATAAGAAAACGAAAACCCGTGATATTAATGTGCTGCGGGGGCTATTTTGTCCGGAGCGCGGGTTGCCGATCATCGGGAGCTTGATGGTGTTGGGGGTGATGGCCAGTGCGGGCTTGCCAGGGATGGTGGGTTTTGTGTCGGAGTTTCTAATTTTCCGGGGCAGCTTCAGTCCTTTCCCCGCCCAGACATTGCTCTGTATGGTAGGTACGGGGTTGACGGCGGTGTACTTTTTGCTGTTGGTGAATAAGACCTTCTTTGGTCGCTTGCCCAAGGAATTTGGTAATTTACCGTCGGTGAATTGGCCCGAACATTTGCCGGGATTTGTACTGGCTGGATTAATCGTGATTTTTGGTTTGCAGCCGACTTTGCTGGTGCGGTGGATTGAAAATAGTAGTGTGACGATGATGGCTTCGTTTCCACAGCAGCCGCATAAAGTGCCAGAGGGTGCCACAATTTATCCCCAGTTTGAGCCAACTGCTTCAGATCAGGCGCTGGTTGCGCCGGAAATCGCACCTAGTTAG
- a CDS encoding LexA family protein → MLSPVLSETLVFIHQFEVRYGVPPSYSDFRKEMGIGQGTIQYRLGRLESRGYATSLKGRNRSLCLTDQAIAHLQSIGKYQAPDTTDPMHQIPFLGEIAAGYLSEPATHNEFMEIATLDPKQHFTLKISGDSMIGVGILNRATAVFKRVPDGYEPRPGQIVAAYVEGFGTTLKRFYREGLNVILEAANPDYPPQRIDTRQIDVAIHGVWTGITIADGV, encoded by the coding sequence ATGTTGTCCCCTGTGCTTTCAGAAACACTGGTGTTTATTCATCAGTTTGAGGTGCGATATGGTGTGCCGCCGAGTTACTCCGATTTCCGCAAGGAGATGGGGATTGGGCAAGGAACGATTCAGTATCGCTTAGGGCGACTAGAATCTCGGGGATATGCCACTTCGCTCAAAGGGCGAAATCGTTCTCTCTGCTTGACTGATCAGGCGATCGCGCATTTGCAGTCGATCGGAAAATATCAAGCGCCGGACACGACTGATCCAATGCATCAAATCCCATTCCTGGGTGAGATTGCGGCTGGCTACCTGAGTGAACCCGCGACGCACAATGAGTTTATGGAAATAGCGACGCTTGACCCCAAGCAGCATTTCACGCTGAAAATCTCCGGCGATAGCATGATTGGTGTCGGGATTCTCAATCGAGCAACGGCTGTATTCAAACGGGTGCCGGATGGTTATGAACCACGTCCGGGACAGATTGTGGCAGCTTACGTTGAAGGATTTGGGACCACGCTGAAGCGGTTTTACCGGGAAGGGTTAAATGTGATCTTGGAAGCAGCGAACCCTGATTATCCGCCACAGCGAATTGATACACGTCAAATTGATGTGGCAATTCATGGTGTGTGGACGGGGATTACGATCGCCGATGGCGTTTAA